The Clostridiales bacterium FE2011 sequence CGCCCCCTCTCCCACTCCCAAGAGCCTGCAGAAGGGCTTTACTGACAGCGATGCTGTGCGCGAGGTGCAGAAGCGCCTGAAGGAGCTGGGATACTACAAAGGATCCGCGGACGGAGATTTCGGTCCTGCAACGGAGAAAGCCGTTATCGCTTTCCAGAAGGATCACGGCCTGACCGCGGACGGCAAGGTCGGGGAAAAAACCCTCTCCAAGCTGAACAGTTCGAATACTTCCTCTGCCAAGGAATCTTCCTCCTCTTCTTCGAAGGAGTCGAAAGCCACCGCAGCCCCGAAAGTATCTGAGAACACCTACCTGGAGCACGGCAAATCCGGCAAGCAGGTCAAAACCATGCAGAACCGCCTGATCGAGCTGGGCTGGCTGTCCGGTTCCGCTTCCGGAACCTATGATGACGCGACCGAAGCGGCCGTCATCGCTTTCCAGAAGAAAGCCAAGCTTTGGGCGGACGGCAAGGCCGGTCCGAAGACCCTGGAAGCCCTGTACTCCTCCAGCGCGCCTTCCAGTTCCAAACCTGCCTCCGGCAGCGGTGAAACCCTGGAGCGCGGCAGCACGGGCAGCGAAGTGAAAAAGCTGCAGAACCG is a genomic window containing:
- a CDS encoding peptidoglycan-binding protein, with protein sequence MKKQTKLIILAVIAALCLLLAGCHNSADETNNNYQGTPGQFATVPPAQPQVIFPDTTDASLQPTETPEPEPTDYVEPTSGTDQAFTDDFNGWIDLTAASTPQPLGSESTPVPDYFNTSGPIITTNSTSTPVPADAPSPTPKSLQKGFTDSDAVREVQKRLKELGYYKGSADGDFGPATEKAVIAFQKDHGLTADGKVGEKTLSKLNSSNTSSAKESSSSSSKESKATAAPKVSENTYLEHGKSGKQVKTMQNRLIELGWLSGSASGTYDDATEAAVIAFQKKAKLWADGKAGPKTLEALYSSSAPSSSKPASGSGETLERGSTGSEVKKLQNRLKDLGYLDGSVDGDFGEKTEAAVIAFQQNNGLTADGKAGTATQNKIYSDTAKKKSAASEDYSD